One segment of Syngnathus scovelli strain Florida chromosome 6, RoL_Ssco_1.2, whole genome shotgun sequence DNA contains the following:
- the asb13b gene encoding ankyrin repeat and SOCS box protein 13 isoform X2, whose amino-acid sequence MFHGARSSEENDGMEITRNRPSLYGDIAHGLGFWTERSAVHEAAAQGGAARLQQLIRDGAAVDAPAADSVTPLHEACVRGHARCVALLLAAGAQVDARNIDGSTPLCDACAAGSPECVKLLLEHGAAVNPPFFTFSPLHEACMRGNLDCVELLIQHGASMEAHDCRYGTPLHVACASKHYLCAKLLLNAGANVNAAKLHETVLHAAAKARHVELIELLVEFGADLHARDNADKKAVHYTPLGSPAHLCFRFYEDTPLSLQQLARLALRRILGVKALHVFSQLDLPKRTLAFLSYAPAPVFQV is encoded by the exons ATGTTCCACGGTGCACGGTCGAGCGAGGAAAATGACGGCATGGAGATAACGCGCAACAGGCCGTCCTTGTACGGAGACATCG CTCACGGTCTGGGCTTCTGGACGGAGCGGTCGGCGGTACACGAAGCGGCGGCGCAAGGCGGGGCGGCGCGGCTGCAGCAGCTGATCCGGGACGGGGCGGCCGTCGACGCACCGGCCGCCGACTCCGTCACGCCCTTGCACGAAGCCTGCGTCCGGGGACACGCCCGCTGCGTCGCGCTGCTGCTGGCTGCCGGGGCGCAG GTGGACGCCCGCAACATCGACGGCAGCACGCCGCTGTGCGACGCCTGTGCCGCCGGCAGCCCGGAGTGCGTCAAGCTGTTGCTGGAGCACGGCGCCGCCGTCAACCCGCCGTTCTTCACCTTCTCGCCGCTGCACGAGGCCTGCATGCGAG GCAATTTGGATTGCGTGGAGCTGCTGATCCAGCACGGCGCCTCCATGGAGGCGCACGACTGCCGCTACGGGACGCCGCTGCACGTGGCCTGCGCCAGCAAACACTACCTCTGCGCTAAACTGCTCCTCAATGCCG GCGCCAATGTAAATGCGGCCAAGCTCCACGAGACGGTGCTCCACGCCGCCGCCAAGGCGCGCCACGTGGAGCTGATCGAGCTGCTGGTGGAGTTTGGCGCCGACCTGCACGCCCGAGACAACGCAGACAAGAAGGCCGTCCACTACACGCCGCTCGGATCGCCGGCGCATCTCTGCTTTCGCTTCTACGAGG ACACGCCGCTGAGCCTTCAGCAGCTGGCGCGCTTGGCCCTGAGGAGGATCCTGGGCGTGAAGGCGCTCCACGTTTTCTCCCAGCTGGATTTGCCCAAACGCACGCTCGCCTTTCTGTCGTACGCCCCGGCTCCCGTCTTCCAAGTCTGA
- the asb13b gene encoding ankyrin repeat and SOCS box protein 13 isoform X1 — protein MFHGARSSEENDGMEITRNRPSLYGDIAHGLGFWTERSAVHEAAAQGGAARLQQLIRDGAAVDAPAADSVTPLHEACVRGHARCVALLLAAGAQVDARNIDGSTPLCDACAAGSPECVKLLLEHGAAVNPPFFTFSPLHEACMRGNLDCVELLIQHGASMEAHDCRYGTPLHVACASKHYLCAKLLLNAGQWKTNQKCPSGPPSLGSVSDLFGTCFMLRVLSGIFSPPAPACNRPALACPGLPGPRPAQARPPNLIRSSSVPAQLPFSFKGANVNAAKLHETVLHAAAKARHVELIELLVEFGADLHARDNADKKAVHYTPLGSPAHLCFRFYEDTPLSLQQLARLALRRILGVKALHVFSQLDLPKRTLAFLSYAPAPVFQV, from the exons ATGTTCCACGGTGCACGGTCGAGCGAGGAAAATGACGGCATGGAGATAACGCGCAACAGGCCGTCCTTGTACGGAGACATCG CTCACGGTCTGGGCTTCTGGACGGAGCGGTCGGCGGTACACGAAGCGGCGGCGCAAGGCGGGGCGGCGCGGCTGCAGCAGCTGATCCGGGACGGGGCGGCCGTCGACGCACCGGCCGCCGACTCCGTCACGCCCTTGCACGAAGCCTGCGTCCGGGGACACGCCCGCTGCGTCGCGCTGCTGCTGGCTGCCGGGGCGCAG GTGGACGCCCGCAACATCGACGGCAGCACGCCGCTGTGCGACGCCTGTGCCGCCGGCAGCCCGGAGTGCGTCAAGCTGTTGCTGGAGCACGGCGCCGCCGTCAACCCGCCGTTCTTCACCTTCTCGCCGCTGCACGAGGCCTGCATGCGAG GCAATTTGGATTGCGTGGAGCTGCTGATCCAGCACGGCGCCTCCATGGAGGCGCACGACTGCCGCTACGGGACGCCGCTGCACGTGGCCTGCGCCAGCAAACACTACCTCTGCGCTAAACTGCTCCTCAATGCCGGTCAGtggaaaacaaaccaaaaatgccCATCCGGGCCACCTTCACTTGGCAGTGTTTCAGATCTTTTTGGCACCTGTTTTATGCTTCGAGTTTTGTCCGGTATTTTTTCACCCCCCGCCCCGGCCTGCAACCGGCCTGCCTTGGCCTGCCCCGGCCTGCCTGGGCCCCGGCCCGCCCAGGCCCGGCCTCCCAATTTGATCAGGTCTTCCAGTGTTCCAGCGCAGCTGCCATTTTCTTTCAAAGGCGCCAATGTAAATGCGGCCAAGCTCCACGAGACGGTGCTCCACGCCGCCGCCAAGGCGCGCCACGTGGAGCTGATCGAGCTGCTGGTGGAGTTTGGCGCCGACCTGCACGCCCGAGACAACGCAGACAAGAAGGCCGTCCACTACACGCCGCTCGGATCGCCGGCGCATCTCTGCTTTCGCTTCTACGAGG ACACGCCGCTGAGCCTTCAGCAGCTGGCGCGCTTGGCCCTGAGGAGGATCCTGGGCGTGAAGGCGCTCCACGTTTTCTCCCAGCTGGATTTGCCCAAACGCACGCTCGCCTTTCTGTCGTACGCCCCGGCTCCCGTCTTCCAAGTCTGA
- the tasor2 gene encoding protein TASOR isoform X1, which produces MESGTDSASSVLIPVSEYSDAFQRKILAPLQSAFLYQESKLSFRYKSASLVQNPTLNQKYAAFRAKRKQAGYSEEDLEETYGFLLFDDVHKANALGQTGVLTGMSSCSSLGDPSKGIYISMFSDCLGPERWRDGQSGYVAIIRLTTGRVKRVCENRRRDVLAPTPGFDCHVSQHLASVTAQTGFSLAFQRTQVSKAPAGGGSGATCLPPSLPPSLPACLSFPQCYIYELLDDGSEQTAPSLTCPFAVVAFTYQKTRASATKEPQAPGFVSCQIPRILPVLRLARGQVEKRSQGLCDVVTYTLMPSPSLLPAAPGDAPTAQLAAPLHTGPKDSPATLDAHTAQAQTRAANDPPNASHHPGVDTFRTPHLEKSQAAPAALSEKTSSAQAEATVAPNRWQAGAERLRTHDVPAELIVSFTSEQSVSRKSPAQEPLRPSACLRTDAPANEQMKSPKGPSVERHKAKSTSRARRSQPRKAGADPFPTRPADKRAVPSGAAPLRDRSERCTLAWPVISECGRVLVPHGSTFSAGSRLPSPPITPDADRAAATGSPERSGEDGLGPQGAEEEDDARGRRRTMTKRQRDSHPEALGAETQPGGKKSRLHAQRTASVPKGSEPTWPPPPPPPEETRGPKGQIVSRPPSIYPKWKRMKTLRRQLHISREHFQKTWWMHFERPSSRAKEAVGTPKPATDALNLLADLALGADRQTLPSEAERRPRRKSEQSQNGDRALGSKVPLVEGGDLLSLLFKEHAYSLPLWALAGTPFRVAPLSGSGGLLHRPPRASSEEQKEKEHWSSKWSQAFRRHRSFLCKDGSVAVTRQWNEEYDFSRDSRFSCDPKDRTVLRALHGPWDSSLGESGRDARLVLHMWIGFFYSRSTARLIDFGSERNDHACSSQAENASQAHPFALPPAVADASPLSTCGTSAPNVAASAEGTRCIRRLPLSAAVQNDLIDSETRKLVPTTVGLTEEGQGEKAEEPLPSGDFSGPRSPTERTEAELVELLSGSPDGAARRAPCRRSVLRVGEIDAAGAAAAAAAAAAAAHRDDKLAQSLLVGERDGPDGVRDVRRADAERLGKRTEKDFLLASPKRTLEESPRRLEASESAQSDAAEGPSDDPPPLAVSWPFKADEDRWQVKSTNYRFYILATSEDSFFAETKACLEAAGHKAVRPSQFFLAGESSSLLIVVRNEDISAHLSEVPHLLELKKSPGVLFAGIDEPHDLVNRTHQELFLSGGFVVFDGPALEALSLDTARRFSQVLRELNQREKWKWLLHYRDSRRLKENARFSAEAEEKKLFLSWSQETGLCALLPYHECDAKSRDHPDYLACLLHLQLQNIAARFPVFLTDTRLGDQFEKNGILTASVDSFLTAFSTCPA; this is translated from the exons ATGGAAAGTGGAACCGATTCCGCTTCGA GTGTTTTAATACCAGTGAGCGAATATTCGGACGCTTTTCAACGGAAAATCTTGGCTCCACTCCAAAGTGCCTTCTTGTACCAAGAGTCCAAGCTGTCATTCAGATACAAATCGGCTTCGTTGGTTCAAAACCCAACCTTGAACCAAAAG TACGCCGCCTTTCGAGCCAAGAGAAAACAAGCGGGCTATTctgaagaggacctggaggagacgtACGGCTTTTTGCTCTTTGATGACGTTCACAAG GCCAATGCGCTCGGGCAAACTGGAGTACTCACTGGGATGAGCTCCTGTTCCAGTTTGGGAGACCCCTCAAAAG GCATTTACATCTCCATGTTCTCCGACTGTCTGGGCCCGGAGCGCTGGCGGGACGGACAATCGGGCTACGTGGCCATCATCAGGCTGACTACG GGGCGAGTCAAGAGAGTTTGCGAGAACCGCCGTCGCGACGTCTTGGCGCCCACGCCGGGCTTTGACTGCCACGTGTCGCAGCACCTGGCCTCCGTCACCGCCCAAACCGGCTTCTCGCTCGCCTTCCAGAGAACCCAAGTAAGTaaggcgccggccggagggggtTCTGGAGCGacgtgcctccctccctccctgcctccctccctccccgcctGCCTTTCCTTTCCGCAGTGTTACATTTACGAGCTGCTTGACGACGGAAGCGAGCAAACGGCGCCCAGCCTCACTTGCCCCTTTGCTGTGGTGGCGTTTACCTATCAAAAGacaag AGCGTCGGCAACGAAGG AGCCCCAAGCGCCTGGCTTCGTCTCATGTCAAATTCCAAGAATTCTGCCCGTACTACGTTTGGCCCGAGGCCAAGTGGAGAAAAGAAGCCAAGGCCTGTGTGACGTGGTGACGTATACGCTGATGCCAAGTCCTTCCCTGCTACCTGCCGCTCCCGGTGACGCGCCCACGGCGCAACTCGCCGCTCCGCTGCATACGGGCCCAAAAGACAGCCCCGCAACGTTGGACGCACACACCGCTCAGGCGCAAACACGTGCGGCAAATGACCCCCCCAACGCAAGCCACCATCCCGGAGTGGACACGTTCCGGACCCCCCACCTTGAGAAAAGTCAAGCCGCTCCTGCCGCCTTGTCGGAGAAGACGAGCAGTGCGCAAGCCGAAGCGACCGTGGCGCCAAACCGTTGGCAAGCGGGAGCCGAAAGGTTGCGGACTCACGACGTTCCCGCCGAGCTGATCGTGAGCTTCACCTCGGAGCAAAGCGTGAGCCGCAAGAGTCCCGCACAGGAGCCTTTGAGGCCTTCGGCTTGCCTGCGGACGGATGCGCCAGCAAATGAGCAAATGAAAAGTCCAAAAGGGCCATCTGTGGAGAGGCACAAAGCGAAAAGCACTTCGCGGGCGCGTCGGTCCCAGCCAAGAAAGGCCGGCGCCGATCCGTTTCCCACACGACCGGCCGACAAGCGCGCCGTGCCGAGCGGCGCCGCTCCCCTGAGAGACCGATCGGAACGTTGCACCTTGGCATGGCCGGTCATCAGCGAATGCGGAAGAGTCTTGGTTCCTCACGGCTCAACTTTTTCCGCTGGGTCTCGGCTCCCGAGCCCTCCCATAACTCCGGACGCAGACCGAGCGGCGGCGACGGGAAGTCCAGAGCGCAGCGGTGAAGACGGGCTCGGGCCGCAAGGTGCCGAGGAGGAAGACGACGcacgagggaggaggaggaccaTGACAAAACGTCAGCGGGATTCCCATCCCGAAGCTCTCGGCGCCGAGACGCAGCCCGGCGGGAAGAAAAGCAGGCTCCATGCCCAGCGCACGGCCTCCGTGCCAAAGGGCTCGGAGCCCacatggccgccgccgccgccgccgccggaggAGACGCGAGGCCCGAAAGGCCAAATCGTGTCCAGGCCTCCGTCCATTTACCCAAAGTGGAAGAGAATGAAAACACTCAGGAGGCAGCTCCACATCTCACGGGAACACTTTCAAAAGACAT GGTGGatgcactttgagcggccatcaTCCCGCGCCAAAGAAGCGGTCGGGACGCCAAAGCCGGCGACAGACGCCTTGAATTTACTCGCCGACCTGGCGCTCGGGGCCGACCGCCAGACGCTTCCGTCAGAAGCGGAGCGGCGGCCTCGGAGGAAGAGCGAGCAGAGCCAAAATGGCGACCGAGCTCTCGGGTCCAAAGTCCCTCTCGTGGAAGGCGGCGacttgctttctttgttgtTCAAAGAACACGCGTACTCGCTACCGCTGTGGGCGTTAGCGGGCACGCCCTTCCGGGTGGCCCCCTTAAGCGGTTCCGGCGGATTGCTTCACAGGCCGCCGCGGGCCTCCTCTGAAGAGCAAAAGGAAAAAGAGCATTGGAGCAGCAAATGGAGCCAGGCCTTCCGGCGCCACCGCAGCTTTCTTTGCAAAGACGGATCCGTGGCAGTGACACGCCAGTGGAACGAAGAGTACGACTTTAGCCGAGACAGCAGGTTCTCGTGCGATCCAAAGGACAGAACAGTCCTCCGGGCCTTGCACGG CCCGTGGGATTCGTCTCTCGGCGAGTCCGGCCGAGACGCGCGGCTCGTCCTTCACATGTGGATCGGGTTCTTCTACAGCCGTTCCACCGCCAGATTGATTGACTTTGGCTCGGAGCGCAATGACCACGCTTGTTCTTCTCAAGCGGAGAACGCCAGCCAGGCGCATCCGTTTGCGCTTCCGCCGGCCGTGGCGGATGCGTCGCCGCTTTCCACTTGCGGCACCTCGGCGCCGAATGTGGCAGCAAGTGCCGAGGGGACCCGATGCATCCGCCGCCTACCTTTGAGCGCAGCAGTCCAAAATGACCTCATTGATTCTGAAACCAGAAAACTAGTCCCAACTACTGTGGGACTAACGGAGGAAGGGCAAGGTGAGAAGGCGGAAGAACCGTTACCCTCCGGGGACTTTTCTGGCCCCCGGAGTCCGACTGAAAGGACCGAAGCGGAGCTCGTCGAGCTTTTGTCCGGCTCTCCCGACGGCGCGGCGCGTCGGGCCCCGTGCAGAAGATCGGTGCTTCGGGTCGGTGAGATCGATGCGGCgggggctgctgctgctgctgctgctgctgctgctgctgctcaccgCGATGACAAGCTTGCTCAAAGCCTCCTCGTCGGAGAACGAGACGGGCCAGATGGGGTCCGAGACGTCCGCCGTGCAGATGCAGAGAGGCTTGGGAAGCGGACAGAAAAAGACTTTCTCCTAGCTTCTCCGAAAAGAACCCTTGAAGAGTCGCCACGTAGGCTCGAGGCCAGCGAAAGCGCTCAGTCCGACGCGGCGGAAGGCCCGTCCGACGACCCGCCCCCCCTCGCCGTATCCTGGCCGTTCAAAGCGGATGAGGATCGCTGGCAGGTGAAATCCACCAACTACAGATTCTACATCTTAGCCACGTCAGAAGATTCCTTCTTTGCCGAAACAAAG GCGTGTTTGGAAGCAGCGGGTCACAAGGCGGTCCGGCCGAGCCAGTTCTTCCTCGCCGGAGAGTCTTCGTCTCTCCTCATCGTGGTCAGGAACGAAGACATCTCCGCGCACCTCTCGGAG GTTCCCCATTTACTGGAGCTGAAAAAGTCGCCGGGCGTGCTGTTCGCGGGCATCGACGAACCGCACGATCTGGTCAATCGCACCCATCAAGAACTCTTTCTCAGCGGAGGCTTTGTGGTGTTTGATGGGCCGGCCCTGGAAGCCCTCAGCCTGG ACACGGCCAGAAGGTTCTCGCAAGTCCTGCGAGAGCTCAACCAAAGGGAAAAGTGGAAGTGGTTGCTGCACTACAGAGACAGTCGGCGATTGAAAGAGAACGCAAG GTTCAGTGCAGAAGCTGAAGAGAAGAAGCTCTTCTTAAGCTGGTCCCAAGAGACGGGACTATGTGCGCTTTTGCCATACCACGAATGCGACGCCAAGTCCAGGGATCATCCCGACTACCTTGCTTGCCTGCTGCACTTGCAGCTCCAGAATATCGCCGCTCGCTTTCCTGTCTTTCTAACGG ATACGAGGCTCGGTGACCAATTTGAGAAGAACGGAATTCTGACGGCAAGCGTTGACTCCTTTCTGACGGCTTTTTCCACGTGTCCCGCCTGA
- the tasor2 gene encoding protein TASOR isoform X2, translating to MESGTDSASSVLIPVSEYSDAFQRKILAPLQSAFLYQESKLSFRYKSASLVQNPTLNQKYAAFRAKRKQAGYSEEDLEETYGFLLFDDVHKANALGQTGVLTGMSSCSSLGDPSKGIYISMFSDCLGPERWRDGQSGYVAIIRLTTGRVKRVCENRRRDVLAPTPGFDCHVSQHLASVTAQTGFSLAFQRTQCYIYELLDDGSEQTAPSLTCPFAVVAFTYQKTRASATKEPQAPGFVSCQIPRILPVLRLARGQVEKRSQGLCDVVTYTLMPSPSLLPAAPGDAPTAQLAAPLHTGPKDSPATLDAHTAQAQTRAANDPPNASHHPGVDTFRTPHLEKSQAAPAALSEKTSSAQAEATVAPNRWQAGAERLRTHDVPAELIVSFTSEQSVSRKSPAQEPLRPSACLRTDAPANEQMKSPKGPSVERHKAKSTSRARRSQPRKAGADPFPTRPADKRAVPSGAAPLRDRSERCTLAWPVISECGRVLVPHGSTFSAGSRLPSPPITPDADRAAATGSPERSGEDGLGPQGAEEEDDARGRRRTMTKRQRDSHPEALGAETQPGGKKSRLHAQRTASVPKGSEPTWPPPPPPPEETRGPKGQIVSRPPSIYPKWKRMKTLRRQLHISREHFQKTWWMHFERPSSRAKEAVGTPKPATDALNLLADLALGADRQTLPSEAERRPRRKSEQSQNGDRALGSKVPLVEGGDLLSLLFKEHAYSLPLWALAGTPFRVAPLSGSGGLLHRPPRASSEEQKEKEHWSSKWSQAFRRHRSFLCKDGSVAVTRQWNEEYDFSRDSRFSCDPKDRTVLRALHGPWDSSLGESGRDARLVLHMWIGFFYSRSTARLIDFGSERNDHACSSQAENASQAHPFALPPAVADASPLSTCGTSAPNVAASAEGTRCIRRLPLSAAVQNDLIDSETRKLVPTTVGLTEEGQGEKAEEPLPSGDFSGPRSPTERTEAELVELLSGSPDGAARRAPCRRSVLRVGEIDAAGAAAAAAAAAAAAHRDDKLAQSLLVGERDGPDGVRDVRRADAERLGKRTEKDFLLASPKRTLEESPRRLEASESAQSDAAEGPSDDPPPLAVSWPFKADEDRWQVKSTNYRFYILATSEDSFFAETKACLEAAGHKAVRPSQFFLAGESSSLLIVVRNEDISAHLSEVPHLLELKKSPGVLFAGIDEPHDLVNRTHQELFLSGGFVVFDGPALEALSLDTARRFSQVLRELNQREKWKWLLHYRDSRRLKENARFSAEAEEKKLFLSWSQETGLCALLPYHECDAKSRDHPDYLACLLHLQLQNIAARFPVFLTDTRLGDQFEKNGILTASVDSFLTAFSTCPA from the exons ATGGAAAGTGGAACCGATTCCGCTTCGA GTGTTTTAATACCAGTGAGCGAATATTCGGACGCTTTTCAACGGAAAATCTTGGCTCCACTCCAAAGTGCCTTCTTGTACCAAGAGTCCAAGCTGTCATTCAGATACAAATCGGCTTCGTTGGTTCAAAACCCAACCTTGAACCAAAAG TACGCCGCCTTTCGAGCCAAGAGAAAACAAGCGGGCTATTctgaagaggacctggaggagacgtACGGCTTTTTGCTCTTTGATGACGTTCACAAG GCCAATGCGCTCGGGCAAACTGGAGTACTCACTGGGATGAGCTCCTGTTCCAGTTTGGGAGACCCCTCAAAAG GCATTTACATCTCCATGTTCTCCGACTGTCTGGGCCCGGAGCGCTGGCGGGACGGACAATCGGGCTACGTGGCCATCATCAGGCTGACTACG GGGCGAGTCAAGAGAGTTTGCGAGAACCGCCGTCGCGACGTCTTGGCGCCCACGCCGGGCTTTGACTGCCACGTGTCGCAGCACCTGGCCTCCGTCACCGCCCAAACCGGCTTCTCGCTCGCCTTCCAGAGAACCCAA TGTTACATTTACGAGCTGCTTGACGACGGAAGCGAGCAAACGGCGCCCAGCCTCACTTGCCCCTTTGCTGTGGTGGCGTTTACCTATCAAAAGacaag AGCGTCGGCAACGAAGG AGCCCCAAGCGCCTGGCTTCGTCTCATGTCAAATTCCAAGAATTCTGCCCGTACTACGTTTGGCCCGAGGCCAAGTGGAGAAAAGAAGCCAAGGCCTGTGTGACGTGGTGACGTATACGCTGATGCCAAGTCCTTCCCTGCTACCTGCCGCTCCCGGTGACGCGCCCACGGCGCAACTCGCCGCTCCGCTGCATACGGGCCCAAAAGACAGCCCCGCAACGTTGGACGCACACACCGCTCAGGCGCAAACACGTGCGGCAAATGACCCCCCCAACGCAAGCCACCATCCCGGAGTGGACACGTTCCGGACCCCCCACCTTGAGAAAAGTCAAGCCGCTCCTGCCGCCTTGTCGGAGAAGACGAGCAGTGCGCAAGCCGAAGCGACCGTGGCGCCAAACCGTTGGCAAGCGGGAGCCGAAAGGTTGCGGACTCACGACGTTCCCGCCGAGCTGATCGTGAGCTTCACCTCGGAGCAAAGCGTGAGCCGCAAGAGTCCCGCACAGGAGCCTTTGAGGCCTTCGGCTTGCCTGCGGACGGATGCGCCAGCAAATGAGCAAATGAAAAGTCCAAAAGGGCCATCTGTGGAGAGGCACAAAGCGAAAAGCACTTCGCGGGCGCGTCGGTCCCAGCCAAGAAAGGCCGGCGCCGATCCGTTTCCCACACGACCGGCCGACAAGCGCGCCGTGCCGAGCGGCGCCGCTCCCCTGAGAGACCGATCGGAACGTTGCACCTTGGCATGGCCGGTCATCAGCGAATGCGGAAGAGTCTTGGTTCCTCACGGCTCAACTTTTTCCGCTGGGTCTCGGCTCCCGAGCCCTCCCATAACTCCGGACGCAGACCGAGCGGCGGCGACGGGAAGTCCAGAGCGCAGCGGTGAAGACGGGCTCGGGCCGCAAGGTGCCGAGGAGGAAGACGACGcacgagggaggaggaggaccaTGACAAAACGTCAGCGGGATTCCCATCCCGAAGCTCTCGGCGCCGAGACGCAGCCCGGCGGGAAGAAAAGCAGGCTCCATGCCCAGCGCACGGCCTCCGTGCCAAAGGGCTCGGAGCCCacatggccgccgccgccgccgccgccggaggAGACGCGAGGCCCGAAAGGCCAAATCGTGTCCAGGCCTCCGTCCATTTACCCAAAGTGGAAGAGAATGAAAACACTCAGGAGGCAGCTCCACATCTCACGGGAACACTTTCAAAAGACAT GGTGGatgcactttgagcggccatcaTCCCGCGCCAAAGAAGCGGTCGGGACGCCAAAGCCGGCGACAGACGCCTTGAATTTACTCGCCGACCTGGCGCTCGGGGCCGACCGCCAGACGCTTCCGTCAGAAGCGGAGCGGCGGCCTCGGAGGAAGAGCGAGCAGAGCCAAAATGGCGACCGAGCTCTCGGGTCCAAAGTCCCTCTCGTGGAAGGCGGCGacttgctttctttgttgtTCAAAGAACACGCGTACTCGCTACCGCTGTGGGCGTTAGCGGGCACGCCCTTCCGGGTGGCCCCCTTAAGCGGTTCCGGCGGATTGCTTCACAGGCCGCCGCGGGCCTCCTCTGAAGAGCAAAAGGAAAAAGAGCATTGGAGCAGCAAATGGAGCCAGGCCTTCCGGCGCCACCGCAGCTTTCTTTGCAAAGACGGATCCGTGGCAGTGACACGCCAGTGGAACGAAGAGTACGACTTTAGCCGAGACAGCAGGTTCTCGTGCGATCCAAAGGACAGAACAGTCCTCCGGGCCTTGCACGG CCCGTGGGATTCGTCTCTCGGCGAGTCCGGCCGAGACGCGCGGCTCGTCCTTCACATGTGGATCGGGTTCTTCTACAGCCGTTCCACCGCCAGATTGATTGACTTTGGCTCGGAGCGCAATGACCACGCTTGTTCTTCTCAAGCGGAGAACGCCAGCCAGGCGCATCCGTTTGCGCTTCCGCCGGCCGTGGCGGATGCGTCGCCGCTTTCCACTTGCGGCACCTCGGCGCCGAATGTGGCAGCAAGTGCCGAGGGGACCCGATGCATCCGCCGCCTACCTTTGAGCGCAGCAGTCCAAAATGACCTCATTGATTCTGAAACCAGAAAACTAGTCCCAACTACTGTGGGACTAACGGAGGAAGGGCAAGGTGAGAAGGCGGAAGAACCGTTACCCTCCGGGGACTTTTCTGGCCCCCGGAGTCCGACTGAAAGGACCGAAGCGGAGCTCGTCGAGCTTTTGTCCGGCTCTCCCGACGGCGCGGCGCGTCGGGCCCCGTGCAGAAGATCGGTGCTTCGGGTCGGTGAGATCGATGCGGCgggggctgctgctgctgctgctgctgctgctgctgctgctcaccgCGATGACAAGCTTGCTCAAAGCCTCCTCGTCGGAGAACGAGACGGGCCAGATGGGGTCCGAGACGTCCGCCGTGCAGATGCAGAGAGGCTTGGGAAGCGGACAGAAAAAGACTTTCTCCTAGCTTCTCCGAAAAGAACCCTTGAAGAGTCGCCACGTAGGCTCGAGGCCAGCGAAAGCGCTCAGTCCGACGCGGCGGAAGGCCCGTCCGACGACCCGCCCCCCCTCGCCGTATCCTGGCCGTTCAAAGCGGATGAGGATCGCTGGCAGGTGAAATCCACCAACTACAGATTCTACATCTTAGCCACGTCAGAAGATTCCTTCTTTGCCGAAACAAAG GCGTGTTTGGAAGCAGCGGGTCACAAGGCGGTCCGGCCGAGCCAGTTCTTCCTCGCCGGAGAGTCTTCGTCTCTCCTCATCGTGGTCAGGAACGAAGACATCTCCGCGCACCTCTCGGAG GTTCCCCATTTACTGGAGCTGAAAAAGTCGCCGGGCGTGCTGTTCGCGGGCATCGACGAACCGCACGATCTGGTCAATCGCACCCATCAAGAACTCTTTCTCAGCGGAGGCTTTGTGGTGTTTGATGGGCCGGCCCTGGAAGCCCTCAGCCTGG ACACGGCCAGAAGGTTCTCGCAAGTCCTGCGAGAGCTCAACCAAAGGGAAAAGTGGAAGTGGTTGCTGCACTACAGAGACAGTCGGCGATTGAAAGAGAACGCAAG GTTCAGTGCAGAAGCTGAAGAGAAGAAGCTCTTCTTAAGCTGGTCCCAAGAGACGGGACTATGTGCGCTTTTGCCATACCACGAATGCGACGCCAAGTCCAGGGATCATCCCGACTACCTTGCTTGCCTGCTGCACTTGCAGCTCCAGAATATCGCCGCTCGCTTTCCTGTCTTTCTAACGG ATACGAGGCTCGGTGACCAATTTGAGAAGAACGGAATTCTGACGGCAAGCGTTGACTCCTTTCTGACGGCTTTTTCCACGTGTCCCGCCTGA